One segment of Calliopsis andreniformis isolate RMS-2024a chromosome 1, iyCalAndr_principal, whole genome shotgun sequence DNA contains the following:
- the LOC143180033 gene encoding uncharacterized protein LOC143180033, producing the protein MEGESAVCNIEDIVRKVLEKLAAQPAPTAVIASTSAAPQSLMEALPEFGGEKKLHERLNRALSYDSSHGTTYAEYARTKLAYLEQTHVAFKQEEYVKLIIGAITDQHVRQAMINGQYQTTSALLVGISQLVKAPKEKEASREESREQHRRERLPKRRCYGCSEYGHTVDECRKRKLRSNCDSKGIPEKKAVISCNYCLKKGHNEAQCWSKQRALRNKGTKSEVNACASNAETLTPICIRDEMLQCLLDSGAECSLIKETVVKKIGSHIIVRPGTFQGLGGQQLATLGCVTEVVKFQDIAVEIDLFVMPDPQLVHDVIIGKNVLDRDDLRMVTDSFGLRLERLSKSSVRSGPSSEG; encoded by the exons ATGGAGGGTGAAAGTGCAGTGTGTAACATTGAAGATATTGTTCGCAAAGTACTAGAAAAACTAGCAGCTCAGCCCGCACCAACGGCGGTGATCGCAAGCACATCGGCggcacctcaatccctgatggaGGCGTTACCTGAGTTCGGTGGCG AGAAAAAATTACACGAACGATTAAATCGCGCCCTATCGTACGACAGCAGTCATGGTACTACGTACGCCGAATACGCGAGAACAAAGCTGGCGTATCTAGAACAGACTCACGTAGCTTTTAAGCAGGAGGAGTACGTCAAATTAATAATCGGCGCCATCACAGATCAGCACGTACGGCAAGCCATGATTAATGGCCAATATCAAACTACCTCAGCGCTGCTTGTTGGAATTTCACAGTTAGTGAAAGCACCGAAAGAAAAGGAGGCTTCAAGAGAAGAATCAAGAGAGCAACATCGTCGCGAGCGTTTGCCTAAAAGACGCTGTTACGGTTGTAGCGAATACGGACACACGGTTGATGAGTGTAGAAAACGGAAGCTTCGATCGAACTGCGACTCAAAGGGAATACCAGAGAAGAAAGCAGTTATCTCTTGTAACTATTGTTTAAAAAAAGGACACAATGAAGCACAGTGTTGGTCGAAGCAGCGCGCGCTCCGCAACAAAGGAACAAAATCGGAAGTGAACGCTTGTGCATCAAACGCGGAGACACTAACGCCGATTTGCATTCGCGACGAAATGCTACAGTGTTTGTTGGACAGTGGAGCGGAATGCTCGCTGATCAAGGAAACGGTGGTTAAGAAAATTGGTAGCCACATCATTGTACGCCCAGGTACATTCCAAGGACTTGGGGGTCAGCAACTGGCGACACTGGGTTGTGTCACAGAAGTCGTGAAATTTCAAGACATCGCTGTTGAGATTGACTTATTTGTCATGCCCGACCCACAATTAGTGCATGATGTAATAATCGGCAAGAACGTCTTGGATCGGGACGATTTGAGGATGGTCACGGATTCCTTCGGGTTAAGATTAGAGCGCCTCTCAAAGTCATCTGTCCGAAGTGGACCATCGTCAGAGGGTTAG